Proteins from a single region of Candidatus Hydrogenedentota bacterium:
- a CDS encoding SDR family NAD(P)-dependent oxidoreductase, with protein MRRFEGKSVFITGASSGIGAAVAGAFAREGANVALVARRTERLEEVRRTVEAAGGRALVLACDVGDPEGLKAAADEAAAAFGGIDVALANAGFGVAGAFERLSLADYRRQFEVNFFGLIATVQAVLPHLKKSRGRLGMVGSVAGVFGTPTTSAYNSSKGAVILLAESLYHELDEFGVSVTCINPGFVASEIRSVNNEGRYTGNPDPVPQWLVMPTETAARKMVNALYRRRPVAVITGHAKAMVLGHRICPGLLRWVIRRMTKGKLGKFQKSRRNT; from the coding sequence ATGCGGCGATTTGAGGGCAAGAGCGTGTTCATCACCGGGGCGTCTTCGGGCATAGGCGCGGCGGTGGCGGGGGCCTTTGCGCGGGAGGGGGCGAATGTGGCGCTGGTGGCGCGTCGCACGGAGCGTCTGGAGGAGGTGCGCCGGACAGTGGAGGCGGCCGGGGGGCGGGCGCTGGTCTTGGCGTGTGACGTGGGTGACCCGGAGGGTCTGAAGGCGGCGGCGGACGAGGCGGCGGCGGCGTTCGGCGGCATAGACGTGGCGCTGGCCAACGCGGGTTTCGGGGTTGCCGGGGCTTTTGAGCGGCTGAGTTTGGCGGATTACCGGCGGCAGTTTGAGGTGAATTTTTTCGGGCTCATCGCCACGGTCCAGGCGGTGCTGCCGCACCTGAAAAAGTCGCGGGGCCGGCTGGGGATGGTGGGCAGCGTGGCGGGTGTCTTCGGAACACCGACGACCTCGGCGTACAATTCGAGCAAGGGCGCGGTCATCCTGCTGGCGGAGTCCCTCTATCATGAGCTGGACGAGTTTGGGGTGTCGGTGACCTGCATCAATCCGGGATTTGTGGCGAGTGAAATCCGCAGCGTGAACAACGAGGGGCGGTACACAGGAAACCCCGACCCGGTGCCGCAATGGCTGGTGATGCCGACGGAGACGGCGGCGCGGAAGATGGTCAACGCCCTTTACCGGCGGCGGCCCGTGGCGGTGATTACGGGCCACGCGAAGGCGATGGTGCTGGGGCACCGGATTTGCCCGGGCCTGCTGCGGTGGGTGATCCGGCGGATGACGAAGGGAAAACTGGGGAAGTTCCAGAAGTCGCGGCGGAACACCTAG
- a CDS encoding PBP1A family penicillin-binding protein — protein MMEHTTPDQEPPRRRGCAGLFFFLMLLLGAGWGAGLGLFLHLVTDSTSGVAQALSDFRPKIGSKVYSHDGQLLGEFSIEERQLLRLSDIPLKLQKAVIATEDNTFYSHKGVRPDAIINAALYAAQTGRTRGGSTITMQVVRNVETLGVGLERSIWRKIREAIVSLQVEREFTKDEILELYLNQAFLGRSAYGFEAAAQQYFGISCRDLTLGQCATLAGLLRAPNPNAPTNNLKNAITRRDIVLGQMLELGVITQEEHDAAVAEDLAAQVVHPASDTSRTDVEAAVARKTAKFKAPYFVEEIRRFVLDKYEKSEVFEDGLEIHTTLDLRLQEAAERALLAALDDFDEKQRKSLERQGKLDEFVPVSGALVCVDNRPQYRGFVRAMVGGRDFEREKFNTATQARRQPGSSIKPFVWAAAVGAGFTPSTVVVDEPFTRVAPNGKVWSPKNFDGGYVGPVPIRHALEKSLNIVSVKLVEQIGPPVVRSLLQRCGIRTDIEGLTIALGTPEVRVLDHTVAYSVFPNGGVRYDPVMVTDIRDRDGVQRLNYRDQLRSEQALDPRVAYVTLHMMEGICQPGGGFHPTGWRASALKRPVGGKTGTTNNSRDAWFCGFTKNYTAAVWIGYRDNRPLGRGRDYTGGRLACPIWVEFMMEAHEGLPVEDFDVPFGVDFFDINRFTGVAGGGYNEAYLAGTQPPREWYGDYMIPAVTEEEGLRLLEAL, from the coding sequence ATGATGGAACACACCACCCCCGATCAGGAACCCCCGCGCCGCCGAGGCTGCGCGGGCCTGTTCTTCTTCCTGATGCTCCTGCTCGGCGCGGGCTGGGGCGCCGGGCTCGGGCTCTTTCTCCATCTCGTCACCGACTCCACCAGCGGCGTGGCCCAGGCCCTTTCCGATTTCCGCCCCAAGATTGGCAGCAAAGTTTACAGCCACGACGGACAGCTCCTCGGCGAGTTCTCCATCGAGGAGCGCCAGCTCCTCCGCCTCAGCGACATCCCCCTGAAACTTCAGAAGGCCGTCATCGCCACCGAGGACAACACCTTCTACTCCCACAAGGGGGTCCGCCCCGACGCCATCATCAACGCCGCCCTCTACGCCGCCCAGACCGGACGCACCCGCGGCGGCAGCACCATCACCATGCAGGTCGTCCGCAACGTCGAAACCCTCGGTGTCGGCCTCGAACGCTCCATCTGGCGGAAAATCCGAGAGGCCATCGTCTCCCTCCAGGTCGAGCGCGAGTTCACCAAGGACGAAATCCTCGAACTCTACCTCAACCAGGCCTTCCTCGGCCGTAGTGCCTACGGCTTCGAGGCCGCCGCCCAGCAGTATTTCGGCATTTCCTGCCGCGACCTCACCCTCGGACAATGCGCCACCCTCGCCGGACTCCTCCGCGCCCCCAACCCGAACGCACCCACCAACAACCTGAAGAACGCCATCACCCGGCGCGACATTGTCCTCGGCCAGATGCTCGAATTGGGCGTCATCACCCAGGAGGAGCACGACGCCGCCGTCGCCGAGGACCTCGCCGCACAGGTGGTCCATCCCGCCTCCGACACCTCCCGCACCGATGTCGAGGCCGCCGTCGCCCGGAAAACCGCCAAGTTCAAGGCCCCCTATTTCGTCGAGGAAATCCGCCGCTTCGTCCTCGACAAGTACGAGAAGTCCGAGGTCTTCGAGGACGGCCTGGAAATTCACACCACCCTCGACCTGCGCCTTCAGGAGGCCGCCGAGCGCGCCCTCCTCGCCGCCCTCGACGACTTCGACGAGAAGCAGCGCAAATCCCTCGAGCGCCAGGGAAAACTCGACGAGTTCGTCCCCGTCTCCGGCGCCCTCGTCTGCGTGGACAACCGGCCCCAGTACCGGGGATTTGTCCGGGCCATGGTCGGCGGGCGCGACTTCGAGCGCGAGAAGTTCAACACCGCCACCCAGGCCCGACGCCAGCCCGGTTCCAGCATCAAGCCCTTCGTTTGGGCCGCGGCCGTCGGCGCGGGGTTCACCCCCTCCACCGTCGTCGTGGACGAGCCCTTCACCCGCGTCGCCCCCAACGGCAAGGTCTGGTCCCCCAAAAACTTTGACGGCGGCTATGTGGGGCCCGTGCCCATCCGCCACGCCCTCGAAAAGTCCCTCAACATCGTCTCCGTCAAGCTGGTCGAGCAGATAGGCCCCCCCGTGGTCCGCTCCCTCCTCCAGCGCTGCGGCATCCGCACCGACATCGAGGGTCTCACCATCGCCCTCGGCACCCCCGAGGTCCGGGTGCTCGACCACACCGTCGCCTATTCCGTCTTTCCGAATGGCGGTGTCCGGTACGACCCCGTCATGGTCACCGACATTCGCGACCGCGACGGCGTGCAGCGCCTCAACTACAGGGACCAGCTCCGTTCCGAGCAGGCCCTGGACCCCCGCGTCGCCTATGTCACCCTCCACATGATGGAGGGCATCTGCCAGCCCGGCGGCGGGTTCCACCCCACTGGATGGCGCGCCAGCGCCCTCAAGCGCCCCGTCGGCGGCAAGACCGGCACCACCAACAACAGCCGCGACGCATGGTTCTGCGGTTTCACAAAAAACTACACCGCCGCCGTCTGGATCGGTTACCGCGACAACCGCCCCCTCGGACGCGGCCGCGACTACACCGGCGGCAGGCTCGCCTGCCCCATTTGGGTCGAGTTCATGATGGAGGCCCACGAGGGGCTGCCCGTCGAGGACTTTGACGTGCCCTTCGGCGTGGACTTTTTCGACATCAACCGCTTTACCGGCGTCGCCGGGGGCGGTTATAACGAGGCCTATCTGGCCGGCACCCAGCCCCCCCGCGAATGGTACGGTGACTACATGATTCCGGCAGTCACCGAAGAAGAGGGCCTGCGCCTCCTCGAGGCCCTGTAA
- a CDS encoding HD domain-containing protein, with product MTTPFTERLLRLFRDIHPLDRVPRAGYLLRGVTEPESVAAHSHFLALLALCFIEEHPGRWDSDTVLAMALVHDLSEARLMDIPMPVADTHLRGAKRDAEQAIFGELFSGFPPRFNLLHHQFNEAVTPEARLLRGLDKAQMMLKILGYEAEHRGRLDEFWTNPANFNDYGVEEVSELFDALCVRAGKPRPR from the coding sequence ATGACCACACCCTTCACGGAGCGGCTGCTGCGGCTTTTCCGCGACATCCACCCCTTGGACCGCGTGCCCCGCGCCGGATATCTCCTGCGCGGCGTCACCGAACCCGAATCCGTCGCCGCCCACTCCCATTTTCTCGCGTTGCTCGCACTCTGCTTCATCGAGGAGCATCCCGGACGCTGGGACAGTGACACCGTGCTGGCCATGGCGCTGGTTCATGACCTCTCCGAGGCCCGCCTCATGGACATCCCCATGCCCGTCGCCGACACCCATCTGCGCGGCGCCAAGCGCGACGCCGAACAGGCCATTTTCGGCGAACTCTTCTCCGGGTTTCCTCCGCGTTTCAACCTGCTCCACCACCAGTTCAACGAGGCCGTCACCCCCGAGGCACGGCTCCTGCGCGGTCTCGACAAGGCCCAGATGATGCTCAAAATCCTCGGATACGAGGCCGAGCACCGGGGCCGCCTCGACGAATTCTGGACCAATCCCGCCAACTTCAACGACTACGGCGTGGAAGAAGTCTCAGAACTCTTCGACGCCCTCTGCGTCCGTGCCGGGAAACCCCGCCCCCGCTGA
- a CDS encoding P-II family nitrogen regulator produces the protein MKKVEAVIKPFKLEEVKEALAKVGVQGLTVTEVKGFGRQKGHKELYRGAEYVVEFLPKVKLEIVVEDSLLEAVISAIVQAASTGRIGDGKIFVLPVDEAIRIRTGETGDAVLR, from the coding sequence ATGAAAAAAGTCGAAGCCGTGATTAAGCCCTTCAAGCTGGAAGAGGTCAAAGAGGCGCTGGCAAAGGTCGGCGTCCAGGGCCTCACCGTCACCGAGGTGAAGGGGTTTGGACGCCAGAAGGGCCACAAGGAGCTCTACAGGGGCGCCGAATACGTCGTGGAATTCCTTCCCAAGGTGAAGCTGGAAATCGTGGTCGAGGACTCCCTGCTCGAGGCCGTCATCAGCGCCATCGTCCAGGCCGCATCCACCGGCCGCATCGGCGACGGCAAGATTTTTGTGCTCCCCGTGGACGAGGCCATCCGAATCCGGACGGGGGAAACTGGCGACGCGGTGCTCCGCTAG
- a CDS encoding VanZ family protein has protein sequence MKLPWTLLTLAYCAFLFWLSSGPAPAPKDLDLPGMDKVAHAAAYGILAALVFTGMARSGRAWRPATLFWTALLFTAFYGATDEFHQSLVPTRSPDPLDWLADTTGALTAASACLLLHIRRAFPFNRPPLPNS, from the coding sequence ATGAAACTTCCCTGGACACTCCTCACCCTCGCCTACTGCGCATTCCTCTTCTGGCTCTCCTCCGGCCCCGCGCCCGCCCCAAAAGACCTCGACCTGCCCGGCATGGACAAAGTCGCCCACGCCGCCGCCTACGGCATTCTCGCCGCACTCGTCTTCACCGGCATGGCCCGCTCCGGACGCGCCTGGCGCCCAGCAACCCTTTTCTGGACTGCCCTCCTCTTCACCGCCTTTTACGGCGCCACCGACGAGTTCCACCAATCGCTCGTCCCCACCCGCAGCCCCGACCCCCTCGACTGGCTTGCCGACACCACCGGCGCGCTCACAGCCGCCTCCGCCTGTCTCCTCCTGCACATCCGCCGTGCCTTCCCCTTCAACCGGCCCCCTCTTCCCAATTCGTAA
- the glnA gene encoding type I glutamate--ammonia ligase — translation MHKDYSPKDVVKLVKDQGIKYIDMRFMDFPGLQQHFTIPAAEFKEGLFEDGLGFDGSSIRGWQSINESDMLVMPDPRTATLDPFSTIPTLILYCNILDPITKERYSRDPRNIANKAENYLLSTGIADTCFVGPEAEFFIFDEIRFGQTSGSGFYYLDSDEAIWNSGREEKPNLGYKLRHKEGYFPLPPSDNQHNLRQEMVEVMLEAGLTVECHHHEVATAGQAEIDLRFSPLTNMADQLTLFKYIIKNVARRNNKTVTFMPKPLFGDNGSGMHCHLSLWKEGVPLFAGNKYAGLSQEALWFIGGLLKHAYALVALTNPTTNSYKRLVPGYEAPVNIAYSARNRSACARIPMYSPSPKAKRVEFRVPDPSCNPYLAFSALMMAGLDGIQNKIDPGEPMDKDLYDLPPEEKAKIPQVPGSLGQALNALEKDHEFLLKGDVFTADVLETWIKYKRVNEVEAVNLRPHPYEFYLYSDI, via the coding sequence ATGCACAAGGATTACTCGCCCAAGGATGTCGTAAAACTGGTCAAGGACCAGGGCATCAAGTATATTGACATGCGGTTCATGGACTTTCCGGGACTGCAGCAGCACTTCACCATCCCGGCGGCCGAGTTTAAGGAAGGCCTCTTCGAGGACGGCCTCGGCTTCGACGGCTCCAGCATCCGCGGGTGGCAGTCCATCAACGAGAGCGACATGCTCGTCATGCCCGACCCCCGCACCGCCACCCTCGACCCCTTCTCCACCATCCCCACCCTCATCCTTTACTGCAACATCCTGGACCCCATCACCAAGGAGCGGTACTCCCGCGACCCGCGCAACATCGCCAACAAGGCCGAGAACTACCTCCTCAGCACCGGCATCGCCGACACCTGCTTCGTCGGCCCCGAGGCCGAGTTCTTCATCTTCGATGAAATCCGCTTCGGCCAGACCTCCGGCAGCGGCTTCTACTACCTCGACAGCGACGAGGCCATCTGGAACAGCGGCCGCGAGGAGAAACCGAACCTCGGCTACAAGCTTCGCCACAAGGAGGGCTACTTCCCGCTGCCCCCGTCCGACAACCAGCACAACCTGCGCCAGGAAATGGTCGAGGTCATGCTCGAGGCCGGGCTGACCGTCGAGTGCCACCACCACGAGGTGGCCACCGCCGGACAGGCCGAGATTGACCTCCGCTTCTCCCCCCTCACCAACATGGCCGACCAGCTCACCCTCTTCAAGTACATCATCAAGAACGTTGCCCGCCGCAACAACAAGACCGTCACCTTCATGCCCAAGCCCCTCTTCGGCGACAACGGCTCCGGCATGCACTGCCACCTCTCCCTGTGGAAGGAGGGCGTCCCCCTCTTCGCCGGCAACAAGTACGCCGGGCTCAGCCAGGAGGCCCTCTGGTTCATCGGCGGCCTGCTCAAGCACGCCTACGCCCTCGTGGCCCTCACCAACCCCACCACCAACTCCTACAAGCGCCTGGTGCCCGGCTATGAGGCCCCGGTGAACATCGCCTACTCCGCGCGCAACCGCAGCGCCTGCGCCCGCATCCCCATGTACTCGCCCAGCCCCAAGGCCAAGCGCGTCGAGTTCCGCGTCCCCGACCCGTCCTGCAACCCCTACCTCGCCTTCTCCGCCCTGATGATGGCCGGTCTCGACGGCATCCAGAACAAGATTGACCCGGGCGAGCCCATGGACAAGGACCTCTACGACCTTCCCCCCGAGGAAAAGGCGAAGATCCCCCAGGTGCCCGGCAGCCTCGGCCAGGCCCTCAACGCCCTCGAAAAGGACCACGAGTTCCTCCTCAAGGGCGACGTCTTCACCGCCGACGTGCTCGAGACCTGGATCAAGTACAAACGCGTCAACGAGGTCGAGGCCGTCAACCTGCGGCCCCACCCCTACGAGTTCTACCTCTACTCCGACATCTAA